One genomic segment of Nothobranchius furzeri strain GRZ-AD chromosome 10, NfurGRZ-RIMD1, whole genome shotgun sequence includes these proteins:
- the fbp1a gene encoding fructose-1,6-bisphosphatase 1a: MSDRGTFDTNVVTVTRFVMEEGRRAKGTGELTTLLNSLCTAVKAISSAVRKAGIANLYGIAGSTNVTGDQVKKLDILSNDLVINMIKSSFTSCVLVSEENDRAIIVEPERRGKYIVCFDPLDGSSNIDCLVSIGTIFAIYKKTTDDEPCENDALQPGRNLVAAGYALYGSATMIVLSTGQGVNCFMLDPALGEFILVDRDVKIKKRGKIYSLNEGYAKHFEPAVTEYLQKKKFPEDGSEPYGARYIGSMVADVHRTLMYGGIFLYPGNVKSPKGKLRLLYEGNPMAFIMEQAGGMASTGLQNILDIQPEDIHQRAPVAMGSPEDVQEYIAICRKHAKK; the protein is encoded by the exons ATGTCCGACCGGGGAACCTTCGACACCAACGTGGTCACCGTGACCCGCTTCGTGATGGAGGAGGGCAGGAGGGCCAAAGGCACCGGGGAGCTGACCACGCTGCTCAACTCGCTGTGCACGGCGGTGAAGGCCATCTCCAGCGCTGTGCGCAAAGCTGGCATTGCGAACCT CTATGGGATCGCAGGCAGCACCAACGTGACTGGAGATCAGGTGAAGAAGCTGGACATCCTGTCCAACGACCTGGTCATCAACATGATCAAGTCTTCCTTCACCTCCTGTGTTCTGGTGTCTGAGGAGAACGACCGGGCCATCATCGTGGAACCAGAAAGACGG GGTAAGTACATCGTGTGCTTCGATCCTCTGGATGGCTCCTCCAACATCGACTGCCTCGTCTCCATCGGAACAATTTTTGccatttacaagaag ACCACCGACGATGAGCCGTGTGAGAACGATGCCCTGCAGCCCGGCAGGAACCTGGTGGCAGCGGGCTACGCCCTCTACGGCAGCGCCACCATGATCGTCCTGTCCACGGGTCAGGGGGTCAACTGCTTCATGCTGGACCCG GCGCTCGGTGAGTTCATCCTCGTCGACCGAGACGTGAAGATCAAGAAGCGCGGAAAGATCTACAGCCTGAACGAAGGTTACGCCAAACACTTTGAGCCGGCCGTCACAGAGTATCTGCAGAAGAAGAAGTTCCCCGAG GACGGCAGCGAGCCGTACGGAGCGCGTTACATCGGCTCCATGGTGGCAGACGTGCACCGGACACTGATGTATGGAGGAATCTTCTTATATCCCGGGAATGTGAAAAGCCCCAAAGGAAAG CTGCGGCTGCTCTACGAGGGCAACCCGATGGCGTTCATCATGGAGCAGGCGGGCGGCATGGCCTCCACTGGCTTGCAAAACATCCTGGACATCCAGCCTGAGGACATCCACCAGCGCGCACCAGTGGCGATGGGTTCACCTGAGGACGTGCAGGAGTACATCGCTATCTGCAGAAAACACGCCAAGAAGTGA